In one window of Spiroplasma corruscae DNA:
- a CDS encoding AAA family ATPase, which yields MKKFKGKIYKYIFSSESGFGVALFSLFENPKKIIKIIGDISHMKKDYLYEISVQQFNDSSRNEVNFKVINIITVKDFENDPDSLIKYLSSSLFPTIGKGLATNLVNHFKTDVINKILLNKDSLIDIDGMNSVKAKILYDTLFELKNSFIDLFIEKNLKLDFFYKLNKNFNNYKDIEMVLKNDFYKFAYENNLTPFSEVDKVALAFGEELLSEKRISWLVHSVVKNMLFNSGDTYTDIEKIKSVLYKENLLDYTVPFQEIINKLVYAKNETILYFKDQKIYTKDSYEEEQCISEKLINILKLKKDNEFDEDYVLDKIKIIEDEFKIIKKIDNFKFNKEQLNSLLSFVNNNILIITGGPGTGKTTLIHAIVRLYEILYNKNKNDYSILAPTGRAASRIKEDSNSLYTSTIHRYLKYTGNNMFDVNEGNPIYTNLIVIDESSILGNQLFSKLLKGVKGIEKLVLIGDINQLPSVEYGNLYEDLIKSKKFKTEYLVANNRQSSENDIPVFANSVWNGVEDLSLKGYKNVIFDYDEDENKLLEKLKDYYIKYCPDKLEDSITGIQVIAPMYKNNLGINNLNNYIQSFKNNSSGVKVKKGNSQFKNNDKVIFNENNIKLMLFNGDVGYIKSITKVEEKINISLDFCLRDINVSVDLIKNLDLSYACSIHKTQGSEYDNVILVLDASNWSTLSFVDKRMIYTAITRAKKNLVILSNEKTFIKCASFLRESRKTTLIEYINYKLENF from the coding sequence ATGAAAAAGTTTAAAGGAAAAATTTATAAATATATTTTTAGTTCAGAATCAGGTTTTGGTGTTGCTCTTTTTAGTTTATTTGAAAATCCCAAAAAAATAATTAAGATAATTGGTGATATTTCTCATATGAAAAAAGATTATCTATATGAAATAAGTGTTCAACAGTTCAATGATAGCTCAAGAAATGAAGTAAACTTTAAAGTAATAAATATTATTACAGTTAAGGATTTTGAAAATGACCCTGACTCATTAATAAAGTATTTAAGTTCTTCTCTATTCCCAACAATTGGAAAAGGTCTTGCAACTAATTTAGTAAATCATTTTAAAACAGATGTAATTAATAAAATTTTATTAAACAAAGATAGTTTAATTGATATTGATGGAATGAATAGTGTAAAAGCAAAAATATTGTATGATACTTTATTTGAATTAAAAAATAGTTTTATAGATTTATTTATAGAAAAAAATTTAAAATTAGATTTTTTTTATAAGCTAAATAAAAATTTCAATAACTATAAAGATATTGAAATGGTTTTAAAAAATGACTTCTATAAATTTGCTTATGAAAATAATTTAACTCCTTTTAGTGAAGTCGATAAAGTAGCACTTGCTTTTGGTGAAGAGCTATTAAGCGAAAAAAGAATATCTTGATTAGTTCATAGTGTTGTTAAAAATATGTTGTTCAATAGTGGTGATACATACACAGATATAGAAAAAATAAAGAGTGTATTATACAAAGAAAATTTATTAGATTATACTGTTCCTTTTCAAGAAATAATAAATAAATTAGTATATGCAAAAAATGAAACTATTTTATATTTCAAAGATCAAAAAATTTATACAAAGGATAGTTACGAAGAAGAGCAATGCATATCAGAAAAACTTATAAATATTTTAAAACTTAAGAAAGACAATGAATTCGATGAAGATTATGTATTAGATAAAATAAAAATTATAGAAGATGAATTTAAGATAATAAAAAAAATAGATAATTTTAAATTTAATAAAGAACAATTAAACTCATTATTAAGTTTTGTAAATAATAATATTTTAATAATAACAGGTGGTCCGGGAACTGGTAAAACAACTTTGATTCATGCCATAGTTAGGTTATATGAAATTTTATATAATAAAAATAAAAATGATTATTCTATATTAGCACCAACAGGTAGAGCTGCATCAAGAATAAAAGAAGATTCGAATTCTTTGTATACGTCAACAATACATAGATATTTAAAATATACTGGTAATAATATGTTTGATGTCAATGAAGGAAATCCAATTTATACAAATTTAATAGTAATAGATGAATCATCAATATTAGGAAATCAATTATTTTCAAAACTTTTAAAAGGTGTAAAAGGTATTGAAAAGTTAGTTCTAATTGGAGATATAAATCAATTACCAAGTGTTGAATATGGTAACTTATATGAAGATCTTATTAAAAGTAAAAAATTTAAAACAGAATACCTAGTTGCTAATAACAGACAATCAAGTGAAAATGATATTCCAGTATTTGCAAATTCAGTTTGAAATGGTGTAGAAGATTTAAGTTTAAAAGGATATAAAAATGTAATTTTTGATTATGATGAAGACGAAAATAAATTATTAGAAAAACTAAAAGATTATTATATTAAATATTGCCCTGATAAACTTGAAGACTCAATTACAGGAATACAAGTTATTGCACCAATGTATAAAAATAACTTAGGAATTAATAATTTAAATAATTATATACAAAGTTTTAAAAACAATTCTTCTGGTGTAAAAGTTAAAAAGGGAAATTCTCAATTTAAAAATAATGATAAGGTAATCTTTAATGAAAATAATATTAAATTAATGTTATTTAATGGAGATGTTGGTTATATTAAATCAATAACTAAGGTAGAAGAAAAGATTAATATATCACTTGATTTTTGTTTAAGAGATATTAATGTCTCAGTGGATTTAATAAAAAATCTTGACTTAAGTTATGCATGTTCAATCCATAAAACTCAGGGTAGTGAATATGATAATGTAATACTTGTTTTGGATGCAAGTAATTGATCGACTTTAAGTTTCGTTGATAAAAGAATGATTTATACAGCTATTACTAGAGCTAAAAAAAATCTTGTAATATTATCAAATGAAAAAACTTTTATTAAATGTGCTAGCTTCTTAAGGGAATCAAGAAAAACAACTCTTATAGAATACATTAATTACAAATTAGAAAATTTTTAA
- the scm1 gene encoding motility-associated protein Scm1 has translation MRQKGILLTFIVFAVLFLIVLIVSLSFSSLIDINKELSYSNIDESTSKNISNPYDLSYFIFGYKGFLSILTNNSLNFIIFSLFWVYLLPLFFSFFGLFLLIFIFTLIIHNIRRDYKYQFAKRVGKWGMYVTFFILLAFAFISIILFSFLEVEFKKIQALKDKFDNEFFDTFSAISLLRVLAKGYIFGINYENVGSILGDDFNYALLVVSLVFGTIFLPTVGIMFVVFSSIWIATFISSRNSSHSKFRMWLKNIRIDSKREFYSLILKNIWLWIVAASFIITIISPGLVHPYNDGFQITLTVISIIIVPLVFIPLIIGMSRVVKIRRFNYNLLMFLQIMILIFTVILLQLTIWILFKEEIQVHSSVSSLIPFATITSSVFAEFGFVKLQQR, from the coding sequence ATGAGACAAAAAGGGATTTTATTAACTTTTATAGTTTTTGCAGTGTTGTTTTTAATAGTATTGATTGTTAGTCTTTCATTCAGTTCATTGATTGATATTAATAAAGAGTTAAGTTATTCAAACATTGATGAAAGTACTAGTAAAAATATTAGTAACCCATATGATTTATCATATTTTATATTTGGTTATAAAGGTTTTTTATCAATATTAACTAATAATTCACTAAACTTTATTATTTTTTCTTTATTTTGAGTATATCTACTACCATTATTTTTCTCATTCTTTGGATTATTTCTTTTAATATTTATTTTTACATTAATAATTCACAATATAAGACGTGATTATAAATACCAATTTGCAAAAAGAGTTGGTAAATGAGGAATGTACGTAACCTTCTTTATATTATTGGCTTTTGCATTTATTTCAATTATTTTATTCTCATTTCTTGAAGTAGAATTTAAAAAAATCCAAGCATTAAAAGATAAGTTTGATAATGAATTTTTCGATACATTCTCTGCAATTTCATTACTAAGGGTATTAGCAAAAGGTTATATCTTTGGGATTAATTATGAAAATGTTGGTTCAATATTAGGAGACGATTTTAACTATGCATTATTAGTAGTTTCATTGGTCTTTGGGACAATATTTTTACCAACTGTTGGTATTATGTTTGTAGTGTTTAGTTCAATTTGAATTGCTACATTTATTTCCTCAAGAAATAGTTCACATTCTAAATTTAGAATGTGATTAAAAAATATTAGAATTGATTCTAAACGTGAATTTTATTCACTAATACTTAAAAATATATGACTATGAATTGTAGCTGCTTCATTTATTATAACAATTATCTCACCTGGTTTAGTTCACCCATACAATGATGGTTTTCAAATAACTCTAACAGTAATTTCAATTATTATAGTACCACTTGTTTTTATTCCATTAATAATTGGAATGTCAAGAGTTGTTAAAATTAGAAGATTTAATTATAACTTATTAATGTTTCTTCAAATAATGATTCTAATATTTACAGTTATTTTATTACAATTAACAATATGAATTTTATTCAAAGAAGAAATTCAAGTTCATTCTTCAGTTTCTTCATTAATTCCTTTTGCTACAATTACTTCATCTGTATTTGCAGAGTTTGGTTTTGTGAAACTTCAACAAAGATAA
- the nagA gene encoding N-acetylglucosamine-6-phosphate deacetylase, whose amino-acid sequence MIIKNAKIVLEDNIIQNGWIEIEGSIIKSINEGSTTLDGIDANNSWLVPGFIDCHVHGGYGVDFETGTIEGYEKFSKEVVKEGITTYVQGSVTNSFENNVKYFNNFKEFIKDKTKQYAKCLGVHLEGPFISAEKKGAHELSLLENPNLDTLKKLIEVSDNTIRIITYAPDLQDGTFTKYLIENNIIPSAGHTNISFSDCEKDYKIGFRHVTHLFNGMSGVSQYEPGLAAYALYRDDILCEVISDGIHIKTDTLKFIYKVKGPNNICIITDAMNAKGLPDGDYKLGNLEVVKEGMKVCLKSSGVLAGAGATYDHNVRTFYNAIENLEMNDLIKMTSINIAKQLNIYDVTGSISVNKKADIVMLSKDLKVLKTFVEGKLIYEK is encoded by the coding sequence ATGATAATCAAAAATGCAAAAATTGTATTGGAAGATAATATAATTCAAAACGGATGGATTGAAATAGAAGGAAGTATTATAAAATCTATAAATGAAGGTTCTACTACTTTGGATGGAATTGATGCAAATAATTCATGATTAGTACCTGGCTTTATTGATTGTCACGTTCACGGTGGATATGGTGTAGATTTTGAAACAGGGACAATAGAAGGTTATGAAAAGTTCTCTAAGGAAGTTGTAAAAGAAGGTATCACAACTTACGTTCAAGGCAGTGTGACTAATTCATTTGAAAATAATGTTAAATATTTCAATAATTTTAAAGAATTTATAAAAGATAAAACAAAGCAATATGCCAAATGTTTAGGTGTACACCTTGAAGGACCTTTTATTTCAGCTGAGAAAAAAGGTGCACATGAATTATCATTATTAGAAAATCCAAATTTAGATACATTAAAAAAATTAATAGAGGTTTCTGATAATACAATTAGAATCATAACTTATGCACCAGACCTCCAAGATGGAACTTTTACAAAATATTTAATTGAAAATAATATTATTCCAAGTGCAGGACACACCAATATAAGTTTTAGTGATTGTGAAAAAGATTATAAAATAGGGTTTAGACATGTAACACATTTATTTAATGGAATGAGTGGTGTGTCTCAATATGAACCAGGTTTAGCAGCTTATGCATTATATAGAGATGATATTTTATGTGAAGTTATTAGTGATGGAATTCATATAAAAACTGATACATTGAAATTTATATATAAAGTAAAAGGTCCAAATAATATTTGTATAATCACAGATGCTATGAATGCAAAAGGTTTACCTGATGGAGATTATAAGCTTGGCAATTTAGAAGTTGTTAAAGAAGGTATGAAAGTATGTCTAAAATCAAGTGGAGTACTAGCTGGAGCTGGAGCAACTTATGATCATAACGTAAGAACATTTTATAATGCAATTGAAAATTTAGAAATGAATGATTTAATCAAAATGACATCAATAAATATTGCAAAGCAACTAAATATTTATGATGTAACTGGAAGTATAAGTGTCAACAAAAAAGCTGATATAGTAATGCTAAGTAAAGATTTAAAGGTACTAAAAACATTTGTTGAAGGTAAATTAATTTATGAAAAATAA
- a CDS encoding Gfo/Idh/MocA family protein, which yields MIKIATIGTSKIVEQFIDAAIKSGSFKVSCCYSRDKAKARDLINKYSIYAVATNKFETIIDESDAVYIASPNGLHYEQAKYFLLQQKHVLLEKPLTLDYKQAVELSEIAIKNKVIFMEAYKTIHLPQFKYLIDFTKTHQPFMMNLNLNRITSRINNLKNGVIDNIFDYNLGRGSTYDMLVYPVELSVSLFGKVQSVKALGQKLENNSGLNDIVILKHECGVLVNITCSKVTNGIIQNEILSDSITLTFTDAINIKDIKIYLSDDNDNPKEIDYETDDNNLVYELAVFSKMINDNDFTLRDNLMNISLEALHTLNRIELDQRR from the coding sequence ATGATTAAGATTGCAACAATAGGTACTTCAAAAATCGTTGAACAATTTATTGATGCAGCAATAAAGTCAGGAAGTTTTAAAGTTTCTTGTTGTTATTCAAGAGATAAAGCTAAAGCAAGAGATTTAATAAATAAATATTCAATTTATGCTGTAGCTACAAACAAGTTTGAAACAATAATAGATGAGTCTGACGCAGTTTATATTGCTTCACCTAATGGTTTGCACTATGAACAAGCAAAATACTTTTTATTACAACAAAAACATGTATTATTAGAAAAACCATTAACACTTGATTACAAACAAGCTGTTGAATTATCAGAGATTGCAATTAAAAATAAAGTTATATTTATGGAAGCTTACAAGACAATACATTTACCACAGTTTAAATATTTAATTGATTTTACCAAAACACACCAGCCTTTTATGATGAACTTAAATCTTAATAGAATAACTTCTAGAATTAATAATTTAAAAAATGGAGTTATTGATAATATATTTGATTATAATTTAGGTAGAGGTTCAACATATGATATGTTAGTTTATCCAGTTGAATTAAGCGTTTCTCTGTTTGGTAAAGTTCAGTCTGTTAAAGCGTTAGGGCAAAAACTTGAAAATAATAGTGGATTAAATGATATTGTAATTCTGAAACACGAATGTGGAGTACTGGTAAACATTACTTGCAGTAAAGTGACTAACGGTATTATTCAAAATGAAATTTTATCTGATAGTATTACGCTTACATTTACAGATGCAATAAATATTAAAGATATAAAAATATACTTATCAGATGATAATGATAACCCTAAAGAAATAGACTATGAAACTGATGATAATAATCTTGTATATGAATTAGCAGTATTTTCAAAAATGATTAATGATAATGATTTTACTCTAAGGGATAATTTAATGAATATATCATTAGAAGCATTACATACTCTAAATAGAATAGAATTAGATCAGAGAAGGTAA
- the deoC gene encoding deoxyribose-phosphate aldolase, with protein sequence MKKLSKYIDHTILKPDATKEEIKKLCEEALEYNFATVCINPYRIKDAISYLKDSNVGITTVIGFPLGANITEVKVLETKKAIDDGASEIDMVINIGAVKDQDWEYVYDDMKAIKLAAGSNIVKVILENCLLTKNEIIKCCELAVKAGLDFVKTSTGFSKSGATFEDVRLMKMTVKDNCKVKAAGGVRTTLDALEMIKSGADRLGTSGGVNIVKGEDNKNTY encoded by the coding sequence ATGAAAAAACTAAGTAAATATATAGATCATACAATTTTAAAACCCGATGCAACTAAAGAAGAAATTAAAAAATTATGTGAAGAAGCATTAGAATATAATTTTGCGACAGTTTGCATAAACCCATATAGAATAAAAGATGCTATATCATACCTAAAAGATAGTAATGTTGGCATAACTACTGTAATTGGTTTCCCATTAGGAGCAAATATTACAGAAGTAAAAGTATTAGAAACTAAAAAGGCAATAGATGATGGCGCAAGTGAAATAGATATGGTAATAAATATCGGAGCAGTAAAAGATCAAGACTGAGAATATGTATATGATGATATGAAAGCAATTAAATTAGCAGCAGGTTCAAACATTGTTAAGGTTATTTTAGAGAACTGCTTATTAACTAAAAATGAAATAATAAAATGTTGTGAATTAGCTGTCAAGGCTGGACTTGATTTTGTTAAAACTTCAACAGGCTTTTCAAAAAGTGGAGCTACATTTGAAGATGTTAGACTAATGAAAATGACTGTTAAAGATAATTGTAAAGTTAAAGCGGCTGGTGGTGTAAGAACTACTTTAGATGCACTTGAAATGATAAAGAGTGGTGCAGATAGACTTGGAACTAGTGGTGGAGTTAACATTGTAAAAGGTGAAGATAATAAAAATACATATTAA
- a CDS encoding nicotinamide phosphoribosyltransferase domain-containing protein, with protein MISLFKTDSYKLDHKDQYPDKTTFLFANITPRSFKKFDEEYNFSNDKIDYIYSYGVEYTFKKLFEDWDYNFFRLTWEEIINEIEEMKSYTNIKFTSGMIDDFKYLHEELKSLPIDFLTLEHHEKEIESKIKIKENTPIALLWNTHPRFYWLVSYIETWLISEIWPIITSGNVSYQFRKLAQKYSHITCDDDSHIDYQFHDFSQRGICTNYGAIKTGIGHLMNFVGSDNLPSIKELYKYKDYFGNFSRKILGTSVYATEHSVMSAGLKEKEFITYERLIDLYPNGVLSVVSDTWNIFNVLEVYLPKLKNKIIARNGKFVIRPDSLDPLELIAGKKQINLNEELFESEKLGIIKYIDTIFGHKINSKGYKILNEKIGVILGDNINYKKALCIFKELEKMGYASSNVVFGIGAYNYSWSIRRDSLSMAQKVTFAKIDNKNLMIQKAPYKENNKKSRLGLIKFNFINENNEWSVTINDGLSLYEWKDSLSEEKLIKIKWLF; from the coding sequence ATGATAAGTTTATTTAAAACAGATAGTTATAAATTAGATCATAAAGATCAGTACCCTGATAAAACAACATTTTTATTTGCTAATATTACACCAAGAAGTTTTAAAAAGTTTGATGAAGAGTACAACTTTTCTAATGATAAAATTGATTATATATATTCATATGGAGTAGAATATACTTTTAAAAAATTATTCGAAGACTGAGATTATAATTTTTTTAGACTAACTTGAGAAGAAATAATTAATGAAATCGAGGAAATGAAATCATACACAAACATAAAATTTACAAGCGGTATGATTGATGATTTTAAATACCTACATGAAGAATTGAAATCATTACCAATAGATTTTTTAACATTAGAACATCACGAAAAAGAAATTGAGTCTAAAATTAAAATAAAAGAAAATACTCCTATTGCTCTTTTATGAAATACACACCCTAGATTTTATTGATTAGTTAGCTATATTGAAACTTGATTAATTAGTGAAATTTGACCAATTATTACATCAGGGAATGTAAGCTACCAATTTAGAAAATTAGCTCAGAAATATTCTCATATAACTTGTGATGATGATAGTCATATAGATTATCAATTCCACGATTTTTCCCAAAGAGGTATTTGTACAAACTATGGTGCTATCAAAACAGGAATTGGTCATTTAATGAACTTTGTTGGAAGCGATAATTTACCTAGCATAAAGGAGCTATATAAATATAAAGATTATTTTGGAAATTTTAGTAGAAAGATTCTTGGCACAAGTGTTTATGCAACAGAACATTCAGTTATGTCAGCAGGATTAAAAGAAAAAGAATTTATTACATATGAAAGATTAATTGATTTATACCCAAATGGAGTACTATCAGTAGTTAGTGATACTTGAAATATATTTAATGTTTTAGAAGTATATTTACCAAAGCTAAAAAACAAAATTATTGCAAGAAATGGTAAATTTGTAATAAGACCAGATTCATTAGACCCGTTAGAATTAATAGCTGGTAAAAAACAAATAAATTTAAATGAAGAGTTATTCGAAAGTGAAAAACTTGGAATTATAAAATATATTGATACAATTTTTGGTCATAAAATCAATAGTAAAGGCTATAAAATACTTAACGAGAAAATAGGAGTTATACTTGGCGACAATATAAATTATAAAAAAGCATTGTGCATTTTTAAAGAATTAGAGAAAATGGGTTACGCTTCTAGTAATGTTGTTTTTGGTATTGGTGCTTATAATTATTCTTGGAGTATAAGAAGAGACTCATTAAGCATGGCCCAAAAAGTTACATTTGCTAAAATTGATAATAAAAATTTAATGATACAAAAAGCACCTTATAAAGAAAATAATAAAAAATCAAGATTAGGCTTAATTAAATTCAATTTTATTAACGAAAATAATGAATGAAGTGTAACAATAAATGATGGATTATCACTTTATGAATGAAAAGACTCATTATCAGAAGAAAAACTAATAAAAATAAAATGATTGTTTTAA
- a CDS encoding PhnD/SsuA/transferrin family substrate-binding protein produces MKKLLTIIGSLSICTLPVTTIISCDSTRNTFDIVFIPSVNATDIQNTIKPLEEALQKYLKEKDSTFNKPVKITTATDYEAAGSSLKNGKSDLAFLPVNTYASYRGSSNDDGTYKDAGVLLISSRNGLNAETNYDKFKVGDDFSDFEASKQDLSFEDLSGLALNYNKLLSDNLNLNEEENSDKLDLTVDNVSNTLFDKNNMVSYYRSYVFANKSWLESEKNNNTSYSSKSLDEFIKDKEVMKNLILSAGKGLSMGKSLTSSGSVLYPLLWMKKSLGLSDENLRDVYKNSSRQNGYPDAARLVSINGDVKMSVGYGDIRYDLKGNVADMKTAFKNSIVIASTTGIPNDGIMYSRKTVNETLVSTLRSAFQTFVKDPNLKSVFDLYNHNQYIGLKTEQTSLEYEKEREKLISDNFENIEPIIQLTKNFN; encoded by the coding sequence ATGAAAAAATTATTGACAATCATTGGTAGTTTATCAATTTGTACTTTGCCAGTAACAACAATTATATCTTGTGATTCTACAAGAAATACTTTTGACATTGTATTTATACCATCAGTTAATGCAACTGATATACAAAATACTATTAAACCTTTAGAAGAGGCATTACAAAAATATTTGAAGGAAAAAGATAGCACTTTTAATAAACCTGTAAAAATAACAACAGCCACTGATTATGAAGCCGCTGGAAGCTCGCTAAAAAATGGTAAGTCAGATTTAGCTTTTTTACCGGTTAATACTTATGCATCATACAGAGGTTCATCTAATGATGATGGAACTTATAAGGATGCAGGTGTATTATTGATATCATCTCGTAATGGTTTAAACGCTGAAACTAATTACGATAAATTTAAAGTAGGAGATGATTTTTCAGACTTTGAAGCTTCAAAACAAGACTTATCGTTTGAAGATTTAAGTGGGTTAGCATTAAATTATAATAAATTACTAAGTGATAATCTTAATTTAAATGAAGAAGAAAATTCTGATAAATTAGATTTAACCGTAGACAATGTAAGTAATACTTTATTCGATAAAAACAATATGGTTAGTTATTATCGATCATATGTATTTGCAAATAAAAGTTGATTAGAAAGTGAGAAAAATAATAATACAAGCTATAGTTCAAAATCATTAGATGAATTTATAAAAGATAAAGAAGTAATGAAAAACCTTATATTATCAGCTGGTAAAGGTTTATCAATGGGAAAAAGCCTTACATCAAGTGGTTCAGTGTTGTACCCATTATTATGAATGAAAAAATCTTTAGGTTTATCAGATGAAAACCTTAGAGATGTTTATAAAAATAGTTCAAGACAAAATGGTTATCCAGATGCTGCAAGATTAGTTAGCATAAATGGAGATGTAAAAATGTCAGTTGGTTATGGCGATATAAGATATGATTTAAAAGGAAATGTTGCAGATATGAAAACAGCTTTTAAAAACTCAATTGTAATTGCATCAACGACTGGTATACCTAATGATGGAATAATGTATTCTAGAAAAACTGTAAATGAAACTCTTGTTAGTACTCTAAGATCAGCATTTCAAACATTTGTAAAAGACCCAAATTTAAAATCTGTTTTTGATTTATATAATCATAATCAAT